From a single Coriobacteriaceae bacterium genomic region:
- a CDS encoding U32 family peptidase → MTATASRTTNRRPELLAPAGGPEPFAAALAAGADAIYCGMGSFNARRKATNFTDEAFEQACRAAHLAGSRVYVTVNIVIKQSEMSDALQLIHRCSTLGADAFIIQDWGLFFEVKRTMPGIETHISTQANIHDDRGTLWCREQGADRVTLSRELSIDEIAAIHDAAPDVDLEVFSHGAICFCYSGLCLLSSFAMAGRSANRGMCAQPCRLPYKLIDENGRALSPAGRERALCPRDTNTSQLVRRLYDAGAASLKLEGRMKAPDYVYSIVDVYRHEIDDMLSGATVAKDEEAARQRQLKRCFNRDFTHAYQDGTSGDEMMSYERSNNRGQIVGTVLGSRPANRDVRGLKPDDRRRRAAIARIELFEPVGKGDLLELRHDNEFDQFLTTIAADDAAAGDIIECRVPRSMPEGCRVRVIRSQRAIDAAGAALKRDVLRRRAVDASVVARLGEPFTVTLTCCDSPALTATATGFTVEAAKTRAVEAADLVEHVGRMGSSPFEAASFDVALDEGCGMGFSAVHKVRAAACKALEEAILAPYEERAKTLEIPVLDKCTRAMPEHYRDEPQICAAVTTLEAAEAARAEGATRIYMTTDALDAAELSPADAFEQGIVPVLDEVCRAVDHERVDPWINAGATVAVGNISELAVAAQAGATAEIRSCLPVHNTPCMEALAERGAGAFWLSPEITLDEIVSLGAAAPAALGITVFGRPRVMTSEHCILQVANGCIHDCVNCRLRARKLSLKNIDGKVMPVRTDIHGRSRLYDAYPIDLTPQIPQLLDAGVRRLMVDGTLLEADEVGRAVARVRRAVEAAQAGRKPAARLRGATSGCMFVGIS, encoded by the coding sequence ATGACCGCAACCGCCAGTCGAACCACCAACCGCAGACCCGAGCTTTTGGCGCCCGCCGGAGGGCCCGAGCCCTTTGCCGCCGCACTCGCCGCCGGGGCAGACGCCATCTACTGCGGCATGGGCAGCTTCAACGCCCGCCGCAAGGCCACCAACTTTACCGACGAGGCCTTTGAGCAAGCCTGCCGCGCCGCACATCTAGCCGGGTCGCGCGTCTACGTCACGGTCAACATCGTCATCAAGCAGTCCGAGATGAGCGATGCGCTGCAACTCATCCATCGCTGCTCCACGCTGGGCGCCGATGCCTTCATCATCCAGGACTGGGGCCTGTTCTTTGAGGTCAAGCGCACGATGCCCGGCATCGAGACGCACATCTCAACCCAAGCAAACATCCACGACGACCGCGGAACCCTTTGGTGCCGCGAGCAGGGCGCCGACCGTGTGACCCTCTCGCGCGAGCTTTCCATCGACGAGATTGCCGCCATTCACGATGCCGCGCCCGATGTGGACCTTGAGGTCTTTAGCCATGGTGCCATCTGCTTTTGCTACTCGGGCCTGTGCCTGCTTTCGAGCTTTGCCATGGCGGGACGATCGGCCAACCGTGGCATGTGCGCCCAGCCCTGCCGCCTGCCCTACAAGCTGATCGACGAGAACGGTCGCGCACTCTCCCCCGCCGGCCGCGAGCGTGCGCTATGCCCGCGTGACACCAACACTTCACAGCTTGTTCGCCGTCTGTATGACGCCGGCGCCGCGTCGCTCAAGCTCGAGGGCCGCATGAAGGCGCCCGATTACGTGTACTCCATCGTTGATGTATATCGTCACGAAATTGACGACATGCTATCCGGAGCCACCGTTGCCAAGGACGAGGAAGCCGCCCGCCAGCGCCAGCTCAAGCGCTGCTTCAACCGCGACTTTACGCACGCCTATCAGGACGGCACCTCGGGCGACGAAATGATGAGCTACGAGCGTTCCAACAACCGCGGCCAGATCGTGGGCACGGTGCTGGGCAGCCGCCCGGCCAACCGCGATGTGCGCGGTCTCAAGCCCGACGACCGCCGTCGCCGCGCCGCCATCGCCCGCATTGAGCTGTTTGAGCCCGTGGGCAAAGGCGACCTGCTGGAGCTTCGCCACGATAACGAGTTTGACCAGTTCCTGACCACCATTGCTGCCGATGATGCCGCCGCAGGCGACATCATCGAATGTCGCGTACCCCGCAGCATGCCCGAGGGCTGCCGCGTCCGCGTGATTCGCAGCCAGCGTGCCATCGACGCCGCCGGCGCCGCGCTCAAGCGCGATGTGCTGCGCCGCCGAGCTGTTGATGCGTCCGTCGTGGCGCGCCTGGGCGAGCCGTTTACCGTCACACTCACCTGCTGTGACAGCCCCGCGCTCACCGCCACCGCCACAGGCTTCACCGTCGAGGCCGCCAAGACCCGCGCCGTCGAGGCGGCAGACCTGGTTGAGCATGTGGGCCGCATGGGCTCCTCGCCCTTTGAGGCCGCGAGCTTTGATGTGGCGCTCGATGAGGGCTGCGGCATGGGCTTCTCCGCCGTGCACAAGGTGCGCGCCGCCGCTTGCAAGGCGCTGGAAGAGGCCATTCTGGCGCCGTACGAGGAGCGCGCGAAAACTCTCGAGATTCCGGTGCTCGACAAATGTACGCGCGCTATGCCCGAGCATTACCGCGATGAGCCGCAGATCTGCGCCGCCGTCACCACGCTCGAAGCCGCCGAGGCAGCTCGCGCCGAGGGCGCCACGCGCATCTACATGACCACCGATGCGCTCGATGCGGCCGAGCTCTCCCCCGCCGATGCGTTTGAGCAGGGCATCGTACCCGTACTCGACGAGGTCTGCCGCGCCGTCGACCACGAGCGCGTCGATCCCTGGATCAATGCCGGAGCTACCGTCGCCGTCGGTAATATCTCCGAGCTCGCCGTAGCCGCGCAGGCCGGCGCCACGGCCGAAATTCGCTCTTGCCTGCCGGTGCACAACACGCCCTGCATGGAGGCGCTTGCCGAGCGCGGAGCCGGTGCGTTTTGGCTCTCGCCCGAAATCACGCTCGACGAGATTGTCTCGCTCGGTGCCGCCGCGCCCGCGGCTTTGGGCATCACCGTCTTTGGCCGCCCGCGCGTCATGACAAGCGAGCATTGCATTCTGCAGGTTGCCAACGGCTGCATCCACGATTGTGTCAACTGCCGTCTGCGTGCCCGCAAGCTCTCGCTCAAGAATATCGACGGAAAGGTCATGCCCGTCCGCACCGACATCCACGGCCGCTCTCGCCTGTACGATGCCTACCCCATCGACCTCACGCCGCAGATTCCTCAGCTGCTCGATGCCGGCGTGCGTCGTCTCATGGTGGACGGAACGCTGCTCGAGGCAGATGAGGTGGGCCGTGCCGTCGCCCGCGTCCGTCGTGCCGTCGAAGCCGCGCAGGCCGGCCGCAAGCCCGCCGCCCGCCTACGCGGGGCGACCTCGGGCTGCATGTTTGTGGGAATCAGCTAA
- a CDS encoding RidA family protein has protein sequence MSKTVVSSDNAPAAIGPYSPGIQADNMVFLSGQLGIDPATGKMPEGVEAQAKQSLANVEALLTAAGATFADVVKTTVYLADIADFAAVNEIYASRFEAPFPARSAFQVAALPAGGLVEIEVVAAL, from the coding sequence ATGAGCAAGACCGTCGTGTCTTCCGATAACGCACCCGCAGCCATCGGCCCGTATTCCCCCGGTATCCAGGCCGACAACATGGTGTTCCTGTCCGGCCAGCTGGGCATCGATCCCGCGACCGGCAAGATGCCCGAGGGCGTCGAGGCCCAGGCCAAGCAGTCCCTCGCCAACGTCGAGGCCCTGCTGACCGCTGCCGGCGCCACCTTTGCCGATGTCGTCAAGACCACGGTCTACCTGGCCGACATTGCCGACTTCGCTGCCGTGAACGAGATTTACGCCTCCAGGTTCGAGGCTCCGTTCCCCGCGCGCAGCGCTTTCCAGGTTGCCGCCCTTCCGGCCGGTGGTCTGGTCGAGATCGAGGTCGTCGCCGCTCTCTAA
- a CDS encoding PAS domain-containing protein, whose product MNETVRRFLPMVDFLEQILGKNSEIVLHDFSDPDHAIVDIRNGIVSGRKVGGPATDLALKIMHDPKYRDLPFITGYEGRGAGGKTLESATYFIRENDEIVGMLCVNTDLSTVRSINAMAQQLMACFDAAPTRTEPAPIEVESLSESTQELIDRSIAELLSARGLDVASLGQSDRVDVIRHLNGNGVFMLKGAVACAATALGISEPSVYRYLQKVRKEG is encoded by the coding sequence GTGAACGAGACCGTACGCCGCTTTTTGCCGATGGTCGATTTTCTGGAGCAGATACTCGGCAAAAACAGCGAAATCGTGCTGCACGATTTCTCGGATCCCGACCACGCCATCGTCGATATTCGCAACGGCATCGTGAGCGGCCGCAAGGTCGGCGGCCCCGCCACCGATCTGGCACTCAAGATCATGCACGACCCCAAGTATCGCGACCTGCCGTTTATTACGGGCTACGAGGGGCGCGGTGCCGGCGGCAAGACGTTGGAGTCAGCGACGTACTTTATCCGCGAGAATGACGAGATCGTCGGTATGCTCTGCGTCAACACCGACCTCTCGACCGTGCGCTCCATCAACGCCATGGCGCAGCAGCTCATGGCGTGCTTCGACGCGGCGCCGACGCGCACGGAGCCCGCCCCTATCGAGGTCGAAAGCCTTTCGGAGTCCACACAGGAGCTCATCGACCGCAGTATTGCCGAGCTGCTGAGCGCGCGAGGGCTGGATGTAGCGTCGCTTGGTCAGAGCGACCGCGTGGACGTCATTCGCCACCTCAACGGCAACGGGGTGTTCATGCTCAAGGGTGCCGTGGCCTGCGCTGCCACCGCGCTGGGCATCTCGGAGCCCAGCGTCTACCGCTACCTGCAAAAAGTCCGCAAGGAGGGCTAA
- a CDS encoding purine/pyrimidine permease, whose translation MTQETVTNGTEALFTREGMPPVKEMIPCALQHVLASFAGIITPAVIMAGVYGFNSQQSTDIIQVALILSAIDTALQAFAPFRRIGGGLPIVMGVSFAFLPALQAMGASGFSFGALLGGEIVGGAVAVLFGLAYSKIKWLFPPVVTGTVIFSIGVSLYPTAVKYMAGGMGTPLWGTPQAWCVALITFAVVFALANFGKGTLKLGSVFFGMIVGMIVSIPFGMIDFSSVATAQVFALPKLMPYALEFDPEVCITLAVVFPMVAIQVIGDVSAACLGSIDRMPTERELSGAIVSQGLTSMVGGLLGGLPTSALGQNVGIICSNKVVNKWVFVIIAAVFAIAGLFPQLSAVLSAIPQPVIGGATVGVFGTITMNGVRMFTREGLTQRTTTIVGTSVVFGLGIWMASGCLAGEGMPAWVSTVIGSNAVTPTAIMAIVLNLILPQTPVVAQHIDAAKDAAVDLVLPESKK comes from the coding sequence ATGACCCAGGAGACGGTTACGAACGGCACTGAAGCCCTGTTCACTCGTGAAGGCATGCCTCCCGTTAAGGAAATGATCCCGTGTGCCCTTCAGCACGTACTGGCTTCGTTTGCCGGTATCATCACCCCGGCTGTCATCATGGCTGGCGTCTACGGCTTTAATAGCCAGCAGAGCACCGACATCATCCAGGTCGCGCTCATTCTTTCGGCAATCGACACGGCCCTTCAGGCCTTCGCTCCCTTCCGTCGCATCGGCGGCGGCCTGCCCATCGTCATGGGCGTTTCGTTCGCGTTCCTCCCGGCCCTCCAGGCCATGGGTGCCTCGGGCTTTAGCTTTGGCGCTCTGCTGGGCGGCGAGATCGTCGGCGGCGCCGTCGCGGTCCTCTTTGGTCTGGCCTACAGCAAGATTAAGTGGCTGTTCCCGCCTGTCGTGACCGGTACGGTCATCTTCTCCATTGGCGTCTCTCTCTATCCCACGGCCGTCAAGTACATGGCCGGTGGCATGGGCACGCCGCTGTGGGGCACTCCGCAGGCCTGGTGCGTCGCTCTTATCACCTTCGCCGTGGTCTTTGCGCTCGCCAACTTTGGCAAGGGCACGCTCAAGCTGGGATCCGTGTTCTTTGGCATGATCGTTGGCATGATCGTTTCGATTCCCTTTGGCATGATCGACTTCTCCAGCGTTGCCACCGCTCAGGTCTTCGCCCTTCCCAAGCTCATGCCCTATGCGCTCGAGTTTGATCCCGAGGTCTGCATTACCCTCGCCGTCGTGTTCCCCATGGTTGCCATCCAGGTTATCGGTGACGTCTCCGCCGCCTGCCTGGGCTCCATCGACCGTATGCCCACCGAGCGCGAGCTCTCCGGCGCTATCGTGTCCCAGGGTCTCACCTCTATGGTCGGCGGCCTGCTGGGCGGTCTTCCCACCAGCGCCCTTGGCCAGAACGTGGGCATCATCTGCTCCAACAAGGTCGTCAACAAGTGGGTCTTTGTGATCATCGCGGCCGTCTTTGCCATCGCCGGTCTGTTCCCGCAGCTCTCTGCTGTCCTTTCCGCTATCCCGCAGCCCGTCATCGGCGGCGCGACCGTCGGCGTCTTTGGCACCATCACTATGAACGGCGTGCGCATGTTCACTCGCGAGGGCCTCACGCAGCGCACTACCACCATCGTCGGTACCTCCGTCGTCTTTGGCCTGGGTATCTGGATGGCCAGCGGTTGCCTTGCCGGCGAGGGTATGCCCGCCTGGGTGTCCACCGTCATCGGCTCCAATGCCGTAACCCCCACTGCCATCATGGCCATTGTCCTTAACCTGATCCTTCCGCAGACGCCGGTCGTGGCTCAGCACATCGATGCCGCCAAGGATGCCGCTGTGGATCTGGTCCTGCCCGAGAGCAAGAAGTAA
- the ssnA gene encoding putative aminohydrolase SsnA, protein MLLVANGSVFTRNAQTPFIPNGAVAIDGDTIVEVGPERELKAKYPDAEYVDAQGNLIMPGLINCHTHIYSGLARGLAIKGCNPTNFLENLEQQWWKIDDNLTLDGTKASAYATILDSIRDGVTTIFDHHASFCEIPGSLFTIKDAAQELGMRSCLCYEVSDRRGQEKCDQAIAENAEFAQWAAKERRDNDNHMIAAMFGGHATFTLSDETMDKMAEANNGLTGFHIHVCEGMNDVWDSRLNRGGISPVERLLQHNLLGPDTMLGHCIHVTPAEMDIVKESGTWLVNNPESNMGNAVGCAPVLEFFRRGIPVCMGTDAYTHDMLESLKVFLIIQRHNAAMPNVGWCEAMTMLFENNAKMASKYFDRKLGVLEPGAAADVIVMDYKPFTPLSEENIDGHMLFGMMGKNCRTTIINGRVLYKDREFVGIDEEKINAWTMAESKKLWSALNNRTY, encoded by the coding sequence ATGCTTCTGGTCGCTAACGGTTCCGTCTTTACCCGCAACGCTCAGACTCCGTTTATTCCCAACGGTGCGGTCGCCATTGACGGAGATACGATCGTCGAAGTGGGCCCCGAGCGCGAGCTCAAGGCCAAGTACCCGGATGCCGAGTACGTCGACGCCCAGGGCAACCTCATCATGCCCGGACTTATCAACTGCCACACCCACATCTACTCGGGTCTGGCCCGCGGCCTTGCCATTAAGGGCTGCAACCCCACCAACTTCCTGGAGAATCTTGAGCAGCAGTGGTGGAAGATCGATGACAACCTGACGCTCGACGGCACCAAGGCCAGCGCCTATGCCACGATTCTTGACTCCATCCGCGATGGCGTCACCACGATCTTCGATCACCATGCGAGCTTCTGCGAGATCCCGGGAAGCCTCTTTACCATTAAGGACGCAGCTCAGGAGCTGGGCATGCGTTCGTGCCTGTGCTACGAGGTTTCCGACCGCCGTGGCCAGGAAAAGTGCGATCAGGCTATTGCCGAGAACGCCGAGTTTGCCCAGTGGGCCGCCAAGGAGCGTCGCGATAACGACAACCACATGATCGCCGCAATGTTTGGCGGTCACGCCACCTTTACGCTGTCGGATGAGACCATGGATAAGATGGCCGAGGCCAACAACGGTCTGACCGGCTTCCACATCCACGTGTGCGAGGGCATGAACGATGTGTGGGATTCCCGCCTCAACCGCGGCGGCATCAGCCCCGTCGAGCGCCTGCTGCAACACAACCTGCTCGGCCCCGACACCATGCTGGGCCACTGCATCCACGTGACGCCCGCCGAGATGGATATCGTCAAGGAGTCCGGCACCTGGCTGGTTAACAACCCCGAATCCAATATGGGCAATGCCGTGGGCTGCGCCCCCGTGCTCGAATTCTTCCGCCGCGGCATCCCCGTGTGCATGGGCACCGACGCCTACACCCACGATATGCTCGAGAGCCTTAAGGTCTTCTTGATCATTCAGCGCCACAACGCCGCCATGCCCAACGTGGGCTGGTGCGAGGCCATGACCATGCTGTTCGAGAATAACGCCAAGATGGCCAGCAAGTACTTCGATCGCAAGCTCGGTGTGCTTGAGCCCGGCGCTGCCGCCGACGTCATCGTTATGGACTACAAGCCCTTTACGCCGCTGAGCGAGGAGAACATCGACGGCCACATGCTCTTTGGCATGATGGGCAAAAACTGCCGTACCACCATCATCAACGGCCGCGTCCTGTACAAGGATCGCGAGTTTGTCGGTATCGATGAGGAAAAGATTAACGCGTGGACCATGGCTGAGTCCAAGAAGCTCTGGAGCGCGCTTAACAATCGCACCTACTAA
- the ygfK gene encoding putative selenate reductase subunit YgfK: MSDIMRPIPFSQLMNWIIEEHKTQGAVFGVRKMVTTNQEGALPIFDERIETPFGPAAGPNTQLAQNIVASYVAGSRFFELKTVQVMDGEELSKCVNKPCIVAQDECYNCEWSTELEVPQAFAEYVKAWFACHLIAREYGLGSPDGFVFNMSVGYDLEGIKSPKVDAYIEGMKDASGSDVWNECRAWALANLDKFEHVDAAFVESIPARVSNSITESTLHGCPPAEIERIATYLITEKGLNTYIKCNPTLLGYEFARQRLNELGFDYIVFDDTHFREDLQWADAVPMFERLIALCAERGLEFGVKLTNTFPVDVTRNELPSTEMYMSGRSLFSLTIEAARRITEQFDGKLRISYSGGATVYNIRALYDAGIWPVTLATDVLKPGGYERFSQMAGEFGDLDGKPFAGVSLEAVTAIQADSLTNPLYKKPLRPLPDRKVAGKSPLSDCFTTPCRTSCPIQQDIPAYLAAVDEGRYEDALNIIIERNALPFITGTICPHPCGRACERAFYEPEGAQIRASKLKAAREAMTAVLPKLRAQAIANDGERNVAVIGGGPAGLATAFFLTRAGVPVTIFEARDSLGGVVRHVIPEFRIASDDISHDAELCLAFGAKVRLNARVDSIDELKAQGFTDVVVATGAWMPGSAGLGEGAELDVLEFLEAAKKGEKLELGEDVVVIGAGNTAMDAARVAKRLAGVKNVRLVYRRTKKQMPADEEEFDLALADGVEFCELLGPKALNGAVLTCDVMELGEPDASGRRSPVATGETVELSATTVICAVGEGIDASLYDAAGVEHDRRGRLAATSTGVEGVWAAGDCRRGPATVVEAIADAAEVARAIAGVDFNKYADQNAQAGREDTCYERKGSLCRDKRNCTKTRCLGCGSVCEVCCDVCPNRANVAIKVPGLAKHQVVHVDGMCNECGNCAVFCPYQEGRPYKDKLTLFWSEEDMENSENEGFLAVDEDHFKVRVAGTVRTVSVDAVNTGLPEAVRLTIRAVRDNYSYLLKK; this comes from the coding sequence ATGAGCGACATCATGAGGCCGATCCCGTTTTCGCAGCTGATGAACTGGATCATCGAGGAGCACAAGACTCAGGGCGCCGTCTTTGGCGTGCGCAAGATGGTCACGACCAACCAGGAGGGCGCGCTTCCCATTTTTGACGAGCGCATCGAGACCCCGTTTGGCCCGGCCGCCGGCCCCAACACGCAGCTTGCCCAGAACATCGTGGCATCCTATGTGGCCGGTTCCCGCTTCTTTGAGCTCAAGACCGTTCAGGTTATGGACGGCGAGGAGCTCTCCAAGTGTGTGAACAAGCCCTGCATCGTGGCGCAGGACGAGTGCTACAACTGCGAGTGGTCGACCGAGCTCGAGGTTCCGCAGGCCTTTGCCGAGTACGTGAAGGCATGGTTCGCCTGCCACCTGATCGCTCGCGAGTACGGCCTGGGAAGCCCGGACGGATTTGTCTTCAACATGTCCGTGGGTTATGACCTGGAGGGCATCAAGAGCCCCAAGGTCGATGCCTACATCGAGGGCATGAAGGATGCCAGCGGCTCCGACGTCTGGAACGAGTGCCGCGCATGGGCGCTTGCCAACCTGGACAAGTTTGAGCATGTCGACGCCGCGTTTGTCGAGTCCATCCCGGCACGCGTCTCCAACTCCATCACCGAGTCCACCCTGCACGGCTGCCCGCCGGCGGAGATCGAGCGCATCGCGACCTACCTCATCACCGAGAAGGGCCTCAATACCTACATCAAGTGCAACCCCACGCTGCTGGGCTATGAGTTTGCACGTCAGCGCCTCAACGAGCTGGGCTTTGACTACATCGTCTTCGATGACACGCACTTCCGCGAGGACCTGCAGTGGGCCGACGCCGTGCCCATGTTCGAGCGCCTGATTGCCCTGTGCGCCGAGCGCGGCCTGGAGTTTGGCGTCAAGCTGACCAACACGTTCCCCGTCGACGTGACGAGAAACGAGCTGCCTTCCACGGAGATGTACATGTCCGGCCGTTCGCTGTTCTCGCTGACCATCGAGGCTGCCCGCCGCATTACCGAGCAGTTTGACGGCAAGCTGCGCATCAGCTACTCCGGCGGTGCCACGGTCTACAACATCCGCGCCCTGTACGATGCCGGCATTTGGCCCGTCACCCTGGCGACCGACGTGCTCAAGCCCGGTGGCTACGAGCGCTTTAGTCAGATGGCCGGCGAATTTGGCGATCTGGACGGCAAGCCGTTCGCGGGCGTCTCTCTCGAGGCTGTGACTGCGATCCAGGCTGACTCGCTCACCAACCCGCTCTACAAGAAGCCGCTGCGTCCGCTGCCCGACCGCAAGGTCGCCGGCAAGAGCCCGCTTTCCGACTGCTTTACCACGCCGTGCCGCACGAGCTGCCCCATCCAGCAGGATATTCCCGCCTACCTGGCGGCTGTTGACGAGGGCCGCTACGAGGACGCACTCAACATCATCATCGAGCGCAACGCCCTGCCGTTCATTACCGGCACCATCTGCCCGCATCCCTGCGGCCGTGCCTGCGAGCGTGCGTTCTACGAGCCCGAGGGCGCCCAGATCCGCGCCAGCAAGCTCAAGGCCGCCCGCGAGGCCATGACCGCCGTGTTGCCCAAGCTGCGCGCCCAGGCCATCGCCAACGACGGCGAGCGCAACGTTGCCGTTATCGGCGGCGGCCCGGCCGGCCTGGCGACGGCGTTCTTCCTGACGCGTGCCGGCGTGCCCGTCACCATCTTCGAGGCCCGCGATTCGCTCGGCGGCGTGGTCCGTCACGTGATCCCCGAGTTCCGTATCGCGAGCGACGATATCTCCCACGATGCCGAGCTCTGCTTGGCCTTTGGCGCCAAGGTGCGGCTCAACGCTCGCGTGGATTCCATCGACGAACTCAAGGCCCAGGGCTTTACCGACGTGGTCGTGGCCACCGGTGCCTGGATGCCCGGCTCTGCAGGCTTGGGCGAGGGCGCCGAGCTCGACGTGCTGGAGTTCCTCGAGGCCGCCAAGAAGGGCGAGAAGCTCGAGCTGGGCGAGGACGTCGTCGTCATTGGCGCCGGCAACACCGCCATGGATGCGGCTCGCGTGGCCAAGCGCCTGGCCGGCGTGAAGAACGTGCGCCTGGTGTATCGCCGCACCAAGAAGCAGATGCCCGCCGACGAGGAAGAGTTCGATCTTGCTCTTGCCGACGGCGTTGAGTTCTGCGAGCTGCTGGGGCCCAAGGCACTCAACGGCGCTGTGCTAACCTGCGACGTTATGGAGCTTGGCGAGCCGGATGCAAGCGGCCGTCGTAGCCCCGTCGCCACGGGCGAGACCGTCGAGCTTTCCGCCACCACGGTGATCTGTGCCGTGGGCGAGGGCATCGATGCCAGCCTGTACGACGCCGCGGGTGTTGAGCACGACCGTCGCGGCCGTCTTGCCGCCACCTCCACCGGCGTCGAGGGCGTCTGGGCTGCGGGCGACTGCCGTCGCGGTCCTGCTACCGTGGTCGAGGCTATCGCCGACGCCGCCGAAGTCGCCCGTGCCATCGCCGGCGTGGACTTTAACAAGTACGCCGACCAGAATGCTCAGGCCGGTCGCGAGGATACCTGCTACGAGCGCAAGGGGTCGCTGTGCCGCGACAAGCGCAACTGCACCAAGACTCGCTGCCTGGGCTGCGGCTCGGTGTGCGAGGTCTGCTGCGACGTGTGCCCCAACCGCGCCAACGTGGCAATTAAGGTGCCGGGCCTGGCCAAGCATCAGGTCGTCCATGTCGACGGCATGTGCAACGAGTGCGGCAACTGCGCCGTGTTCTGCCCTTACCAGGAGGGTCGTCCCTACAAGGACAAGCTCACCCTGTTCTGGAGCGAGGAGGACATGGAGAACTCCGAGAACGAGGGCTTCCTGGCCGTGGACGAGGACCACTTTAAGGTTCGCGTCGCCGGCACGGTCCGCACCGTCTCGGTCGATGCCGTCAACACCGGTCTTCCCGAGGCCGTCCGCCTGACCATCAGGGCTGTGCGCGACAACTATTCGTACCTTCTTAAGAAATAG
- a CDS encoding 4Fe-4S binding protein produces MAKSIQHNVAYVACGSGCASAGGDAHCSEGCIGCGACVTACPHGAIALVDGIARVDRSKCTGCGLCSMACPQRVIAFVPGYQNILVRCNNTDKGAIARKICDTSCIGCGMCAKKCPAGAIRIEDNCAHIDGADCLSCGMCAVICPHGAIHDRTGIAAGV; encoded by the coding sequence ATGGCCAAATCCATTCAACATAACGTGGCCTACGTTGCCTGCGGAAGCGGTTGCGCCTCCGCAGGCGGCGACGCCCACTGCAGCGAAGGCTGCATTGGCTGTGGCGCCTGCGTCACGGCCTGCCCCCACGGCGCCATTGCGCTGGTCGATGGCATCGCCCGCGTGGACCGCTCCAAGTGCACGGGCTGTGGCCTGTGCAGCATGGCGTGCCCGCAGCGCGTGATTGCCTTCGTTCCCGGCTACCAGAACATCCTGGTGCGCTGCAACAACACCGATAAGGGCGCCATCGCCCGCAAGATCTGCGACACGAGCTGCATCGGTTGCGGCATGTGCGCCAAAAAGTGCCCTGCCGGCGCTATCCGCATCGAGGACAACTGCGCCCATATCGACGGCGCGGACTGCCTGTCGTGCGGCATGTGCGCCGTCATCTGCCCGCATGGCGCCATCCACGACCGCACCGGCATCGCCGCCGGCGTGTAG